The Candidatus Kryptobacter tengchongensis nucleotide sequence TGTGGAGAATATAACTCTTACTTTCGGAGTTGATAGGGAAGAGGGCTGGTTTAGGCTTCCATCAAAAATTACGATACATTTATCTTTTCTATTTGAAAAGAAATCGGAAAGAGTTGAAATGAGCATTTCCCTTGCAAGATGTGGGTTTTGGTGAAAAATTTTTTTCAATTTGATTGATTTGTGTATTAAATTGTAGCCATCAATTATGTAGGTTTTTTCGCTCAATCTTTTGCTTTAATTTTTTGTGAGAAGATGATGTTAAGAAGTTTATTTGTCAAAAATGCAGCTGTAAAATTCGGGTATTCAAGCCCTGTCAAGGGACAAAGTTCAACGATATCAAAACCGACGACATTTTTATTTTCGGATACTTTTTTGATTAATTCAATCGTTTCATCCCAGTATAAGCCATTTGGGACGGGTGTTCCAACTGCTGGCATAACGCTTGGGTCAAAATAATCAAGATCAAAAGTTATATAGACATTTTCGCCAAGTTCCGAAATCACAACATCATGCCAGGTTTTTCCATCTTTATTGTATTTGCCCGATTTTATCTCCCATGCGTAAAAAGTTTTTATTTTGTTTTCTTTTATAAACTTTGCCTCTTCAACATCTTGTGCCCTTATCCCAACCTGAACGAGGTTTTTGTTAAACTCATAAACTCGTGCAAGAGCCGAGGCATGGCTGTATTTATTCCCTTGATATTCATCTCTCAAATCAGAGTGAGCATCAAAATGGAGAATTGTTAAGTTTGGATAAGCTTCGGAGTAAGCTTTAATTGCCCCGATTGCAATGGTGTGTTCACCGCCAATTGTGACGACAAATTTATCTTTTTTCAAAAGTTCAAGAACGATTTTATAGACAGCGTCAACTGCTTTTTCATCTTTTAATTCCGTAAAATCAATTGGTTCAAGTGTTGCAATTCCAACCTCCCGAAAGAGTTCAATTTGAAATTCTTCATCATAAAGTTCAACTTGATGGGAGGCTTCAAGTAATTTTTCGGGTCCAAGAATTGTGCCTTTTATGTAGCTTGTCGTATGTTCATATGGTGCTGGTAGGATCACGATTTTTGAGTTTTCAAGATTTGAAAAATCTTCAGGGATAGAAAGAAAATTTTTATCTTTCCCAAGCGTTTTCATAGAATTTTTGCTTTTTGAAAAATATAAAATCTTGCTTTTTTAAAGTCAAATTTTCCAAATAAGGGAAGAAGTGGGGGATTTTGCTGATTTTGTGGAGTGAGGGGTTGGGACTCTTGATTTTTTCTTTTTTTGATATTATATTTATAACGACCTTCCGCGGTAGCTCAATTGGCAGAGCAGCTGGCTGTTAACCAGCGGGTTGCAGGTTCGAGTCCTGCCCGCGGAGCTATTTTTATATGTTCTAAAACTGCCCCAGTGGATTTTTTCCTCTGGTGTGAGTTCAAGGGTGGGAAAACAATATCGCCAAAAACTTTTCTATCTGGAAATGGATTTGACTAAAATAATTTACCTTGCCCACTTTTTTCTTCAAGGTAGTATAAAGTCCTGTTAGTATAAAATTGATTTTCTAATCTTCCTGCATCATCTGGTGCAGTTTTGTGTTTTGGGAAAAATCTTATCATTATTCTATTGGCATGGTTATACCTGCTATTTACATTTTGAGGTTCTTTTATCATTCTTCAACTAAAGGTAAGATTAAGTTCATCTTAGTATAAGTTAGTACAGGGGTTTCTATAAATATTTTTTTAAAAATTCATCTCTTAACTCACATGGAATATTTCTGCTTTCAAGAATGCTTTTCAATTTAGTATCTGTTGTTATTATGGGTGCTTTAGTTTTGCGATAGAGTTTTATAAGATAAGCATCATCTGGTTTTAATCTGTTTATGTCAGGTTCCTCCACTTCCTCAATATATATTTCTTCATATTTTTGTGAATTAAAATGTATAGCCTTAAAATAAAATCTTGCTATCCCACGCTTAACCGCATCTGATGTAGCATACTTTGAAAAATCCCATTCCTTTTCCTGAAATTTAGAAGCCCTTGCTACTGCGATTTTATCGCATTTATTGTATAACCCTTCTAAAAAATCAACAGCCTCTTTTTGTTTTTCTTGTCCATTTTCACCATTTAGGTCAGACCATAGCCATTCATCTATTATGAAAATTTGAGGCATAGGCTTTTTAACTTTTTTCAAAGAAGACTTTTAAATCTTCCAATTCACCTTCTACAAATGAAGAAAGTCCCCCCTCAATTTGTCCTTTTTCATTAATTTTTTGTTCTTCAAACTTTGTGCTTCTTTTCTCTTTTTTCACAAGATAACATTTCACATCTTCTGGTTTTATATCTTTTCTTCTCACCGCTGATAAGAGTGAGCTAACAAATACCTCACTGTGAGTAGTTAAAATTATTTGTTTTTCTTCTTCCTTAATGATTGAGCAAAAAGTTTTCACAAGGGAACGAATAATAGATGGGTGAAGATGAACTTCAGGTTCTTCTATTAGAATCGTTTTTATTTCAGGTCTATAAATTTTTGCAAGAAGATAGACAACCTGATTTACTCCAAATCCATCATTTACAAGATATACAGGGGTTCTTGAACTCTTGTCTGTTGTCTGGAAGAATGCTGTTGCTATTCCTGGTGGTATATAAAGTCTAAAATCTCTATTGAAAATCTTTTCTAGATCAACTGATATTTTAGGTGGAAGGTCTGGATCATTAATGATAATTGAAGCAACCTCAACATCAGATGTTGGATTTGGAGATACTGGAGCAGGTGAATAATTCGGAAGAAAAAAACCTCTACGATGCGGTGCGATATCAATTTTTCCTTTCAAATAATCTGGTAACTTATTAAGTTTGATTGAAAATTCAGTTGCTTTATTCTGTGTTTCAGCTATTGGTTGTTTGGGTGAAACTGAGGATGAAATTCCATTCCAGTTTACAGTATATTCTTGCTCATCCTCCTTAATCATAAATGTGAAGTTTTGATTAAGTCCGTAAGGTATGCTCACCTTAGCTTGCATTTTTATGATTTCTGAGTTTAGAAAAATATCAGCTGAATTTTTCTTTAGTGATATTCCGTACTCTCCGTCGTCAATAGAGATAAATATATCTACTGTTCTTTCTTTGTCGTGATTAAAAACACAGTTATCAAAGCCACCAAGATTCATGAAACCAAGATTGAAAAAACCATCTGATTGTTGATTTGGATTTATAATGAAATTTTTTAAAACAAGGAATGAGTAAAGAAAACTTGATTTGCCAGAAGCAGCTGGACCATACAAAACAGTGAGTGGTGCAATTTTAATTTCTAATTTTTCTATTGAGCGAAAATTGGATATTTTAACTTTTTTTATCACTTTTTCTTGGTTTTATTTTAATTTCCTTGTAAGTATTATAAAAAAACTATATTAAAAAGTCAAAAAGTGTGATTTAAAGTCATTTTGAGTATTCTTTCATGTAAAAATGTATCCCAAAGTAGGTTTTCGTTGAATTGTTTAATTTTGAATAATCAGAATTTTTAGGTAAGAATTTTCTGAAGGATTTGGTAACGGAATTTTCTGAAAGGGGTGGATGACTGTTAAAAATTTCCTTTAAGAATCTGATGATATCAGAGTTTTTATTCTCGTAGTAAGCTATAGCAAATGGTAAAATAATGTTGAAGAATATTTCTCTTTTTCTTTCTTTTCCGATTCCTTGAAAGCTCATTATTTTATCAACGCATTCTTTCGCTTCCTTCTGAGTTTTAAGATCTTTCATCTCTTGTCTAATCTTTTTTGTAAAGAAATCTATCAAACCATCAAAAATAGTTTGGGCTAATAAATATGAAATCCCTTTAATTCTTTCAGAGGGATAATTTGCGGGTCTGATACCTTTGAATTCCCATACTGACCTATCCATTCTTAATGAGAGATCAAAATTCAAAGGTAATCCCTCTTTATCATCTATAAATCCTGCACGATAAAGAAGGGCTTTTTCTATTATTTTTCTTTCCTTTAAATTTTTTATTTCTTTAAATGGAAGGAGTAAGGCAAGTTCTAAGAATTGAACCTTATTTTTTGGATAACCTAAGGAAAGCATAATTTCTCTATATAAAGCTTCATCAGGCTCAGCAATTTTTAAAAGATTTCTCATTCTTTGAATTTTAGATTCAAGCCATTTTTCACCAAGCTTTGAAAGTTTTTCAGAAGTGATAGTTTCCATTTATCATACACTCCATTATTTTAATGTATTCTTGTATTCTTTACAAATCTCATTCTTCTCATTCTTCGCAGTCTGAAGCCTGCACCTACCACATATGGTTATCGTTTTAATTTTAAATTTCAATCTTGGTAGCTGCACCCTTCAGGGTGCGTAATATTTTAATTTTTCGCAGGCTGAAGCCTGCGACTACCAATTACGGTAACTTCATTGGTGCGTAATGTTATAATTTTCTCAAGCTTGTGCCTTCTGTTCATGTTTATTTACACAGGCTAAAGCCTGGGGCTACCAATTACTATTGTTTTTTAATTTGAATTGATTTTTTCATTTTTGGTAGGCGCACCCTTTAGGGTGCGTAATGTTTATTTTTCGTTCATTTTTGGTAG carries:
- a CDS encoding ATPase/GTPase, AAA15 family, whose amino-acid sequence is MIKKVKISNFRSIEKLEIKIAPLTVLYGPAASGKSSFLYSFLVLKNFIINPNQQSDGFFNLGFMNLGGFDNCVFNHDKERTVDIFISIDDGEYGISLKKNSADIFLNSEIIKMQAKVSIPYGLNQNFTFMIKEDEQEYTVNWNGISSSVSPKQPIAETQNKATEFSIKLNKLPDYLKGKIDIAPHRRGFFLPNYSPAPVSPNPTSDVEVASIIINDPDLPPKISVDLEKIFNRDFRLYIPPGIATAFFQTTDKSSRTPVYLVNDGFGVNQVVYLLAKIYRPEIKTILIEEPEVHLHPSIIRSLVKTFCSIIKEEEKQIILTTHSEVFVSSLLSAVRRKDIKPEDVKCYLVKKEKRSTKFEEQKINEKGQIEGGLSSFVEGELEDLKVFFEKS
- a CDS encoding agmatinase, translated to MKTLGKDKNFLSIPEDFSNLENSKIVILPAPYEHTTSYIKGTILGPEKLLEASHQVELYDEEFQIELFREVGIATLEPIDFTELKDEKAVDAVYKIVLELLKKDKFVVTIGGEHTIAIGAIKAYSEAYPNLTILHFDAHSDLRDEYQGNKYSHASALARVYEFNKNLVQVGIRAQDVEEAKFIKENKIKTFYAWEIKSGKYNKDGKTWHDVVISELGENVYITFDLDYFDPSVMPAVGTPVPNGLYWDETIELIKKVSENKNVVGFDIVELCPLTGLEYPNFTAAFLTNKLLNIIFSQKIKAKD